The DNA sequence TCAAAATCCCTCACCCAAACCCTCACCAACATCCCCCTCTTCCTCGCCTCCGACCTAGACCTCAGCCGCTTGAACAGAATCCACACGCACCTCTGGATGGCCGGCCGTCCCATGCGCGCCCGCCCTTTACATCGCTACAAGATGCTCGACATGACCGTCCTCCCCACCCAACAAATGGATCTTCACCTCCTCCGCTACAGCACCAAATTGCTTCTAAAACCACTGCCTGAGTACCTCCTCGACCACGGCTTTTGGACGCAGTATATCTGCCCCGAGCGGGAACTGCATGAGAGTGCAGCGGGGTTTCTGCTGTCGTATGTGTGGTTGGTGACTAGCCCTTTGGATTTGAAATTCGCGCTAGAGGATGGCTTGGTTCCTGCGTGGGTGGATTGGGGCTGGTGGAGGGTGTTTGTGGGAGATGTGCTGGAGGGGGTTGATGGCGAGGGGTTTGTGGGCGTGAATAAGAGGTGGACCTTTGGGGATTTGAGACTGGGGAGGATTAATTCGGTTTATCGGATTAGGTATTTTGGGACGCATTTTGTTAAGGGGTATTTGTAtgttttcttcttcttcttgtaTTTATGGTTTTGGTCTTGTTTGGCTAATGATGACAGGTACGGATACAACCGCTACGTCGTCTTCTTCCAACGGAACTTCTCCTGGATCCTcatcgtcttcgtcttcttctccctAGTATTATCAGCTATGCAAGTCGGGCTGTCGTTTCCAGAAGAttcgtcgtcgtcgctgcAGAACAGCTACCCGTTTATCCGTGCATCATTCGTTTTCGTCGTATTCAGCATGGTCAGCGTGGTTGTGGTGTTGGCGTTTGTGACTATCATCTTCATTGGCATTTTCGTGTTCAATATGGTGGCGGCGATTAGTCATGCAAAGACGGAGCAaaggaagaggaaggagCTGGCGAGGGAAAAGGAGGAGAAGAATAGGGACGTTtgatgttgaggatgaggggGCGGGGGTGAATGTGATGAATGCTGAATGATGAGATATATACAGTAGCTCAAACTGTCTACCTAAACACCAAAAGCGCCAACAATCCTCATAATTTCCATCTCAAGTCTCTTCCGTATCTACAGCTCCGGCTTCTcttccttctcctccttctccttgtccCCACCATCCTTCCTCCTCACAACCAACGCCTCAACCGTAAACCTAACCTCCTTCTCCCCCGTCCCCTCATGCTTCACCTTGCCAATCACTTTGCCATCCTCAGGCTCATTACTATAACTCTCCAACCCCTCAAACACACCCTCACACCCCTCCTCTCCTTTACCCTCACCCCCATCCTCCCTCTCCACCCAAAGCGGCAGAATCGGATAAATCGCGCCCGGCGCAAAGAAAACCTCATCATCCTGCACACTATAATGTTTCTGCTTACTCTCCTTCTTCAACCACTCGCGCACTTTAAACGGCACATCCGCCATCTTCATGCGAATGAGCTCGCGCCCGCCGCCGTGCACATCGATGCCGTCCCAGGAACCCGCGTACAGCTGACCGCTGTAAAAGACTTTGAGTTGCGGGGCTTGTTCCTCGAGGTCCGGGTAGAGTTCCGAGAGTTTGTAGATTTTGGCGTTGTGTGTGGTTTTTGTGAGGCAGTGTTGTGTGTAGGGGGAGAGTGTGGTGGCGTCCCATTTTGCGGCCCAGAGGGCGCCTACGGGGGTGGGCTCGTCGGCGGGCGTGGTGCTGGCGTGGGTTGTGGTTGCGAGAAGGAGGGCGGCTTGGGGGAGCAAGGTTGTGAGTCTCATTTTGAGGGATTTTGGTAGGTTTGATGTGTAGAGTTTGTATAGGAGGCTGCTGAAGTACTGTGCGATAGGCAAGTACAATATGCAAGTGACCGTGATGAAAGGTAAGCAGAGAAGCAGTCAGTCAACCCATAGCCAACGTCGCGTCGCGGGCTCATATAGCCAGCAGTTCTTTTATGACTTCTGTCCTTTTCTCTGAGCTACCTAGCTTGCGACAGTCCCATCCCATGACGTTCTGCCCGCCTCCATGTTCCGCTTTCCATATTAATTGCAAGGGCCACTAGTGACGCCGCCAGGAACGCAATAGATTAAAAGAACACGGTGGTAGCACGCGGCGACGTGTTTTCTTCGGTCTCTTTAATGCCCGAATTGCTGTGCTGGGTCTTGCCGCGTGACTTGGTTCGGTGTTTTTGTTTGCGCTTCTAGTTGTTGTCGTATGCTGCTTGGTGGTCGCGGGGTTTGGGGGAAAGCCAGGAGGTGGGGGCATGTGGGGGAAATTCGGGCTCGGGCCACGCGAGTACGTTAGGAAGACGATGATCGCGAGGTACTCCTTCTTTCGCCGACTCATGTCTTGTTTTCCAACTTTGATTCATATGGCCTGTGCGTTTCTGGGTTTGTGGGTGCTGGGAATTTGCGCAGCGTACGGATGGCTGCTTCAGATGAGACAAAAGATCTGCTCTTGACGTCTCCCTTGCTCCATCTCCTCGACCAGCTCGCCACGCATAATCTCATCAATGTACTCTTCACCTAGGATGAGGTACCCATCGCCTCTCGTTCGCAATACCAATGGATATTCGTAGCCATACAATACAACGACTATGTCATCCTGCCGCATGCACAAGGGGCCAAGGCCGTGACTGCCACCTAACGTCCAGAATATGCGACGATTACGTGTGGCGGAGTATACAGCATCATGGTATGCATGTAGCACATCCTCTTCGATAGTCTCGACAGGGTTCTGCGACCAGGTGGTAAGCTCATTGAAGCCTCTATAATACATGGTTTGAGTCTCTTCGTCCACATCACCAATGTGATGTCTTGAGTGCGTATAGCCAACCGTCATGGTGCGGGCCAAACATTGGATGTTTCTTCCTGATTTTAGCACTTTCTTTTGCATTCTTAAAAAGGCATGACCTTCGCTTTCTATGGTCGGCCGATACCAGTCTAAGCAGCCATCAACCGCGCTTACTTTGTCGTAAATGACACCTGTACAACATAGTCGCCCTTCTTCTAGACCTCTCTCGTTGGATAAGCAAAATCGTCGTTTGCCGCAGGCGCTGAAGATCGGTGGTTGGGATGGGAAAACGCTGGCAGATACTCGGGTGTCCCAGCGCGGGGCCCACGATGCGTAACCCTCGTCTCCGTCGTAAGTTCCATAGTGTGCTACCATCGAGAATAACCTTAAATCAATACTAGAACGAACGATATGAGTAGCAGTCTCAGCAAATACTTGGCCAGGACTTTTTCCGTAGTCTGGTTGAAAACCCCCTGGTCTCAAGTCAAGAAGACCAAGAAGACCGTATACCTTGTCTCTTGGATCCGTCGACTCAAAAATTCTAAATCTCATCAGAGCCTCAGGGATATGGTGCTTGAAATACTCAAGTTTGTATATGGTCGCCGCATAGCTTACTGACCGAAGGCGCCCAAATCTCTCGTTTGTCTCCGATCTCTTGACTATAGTTCTTGCTAAGTTTCCGAATAAGTAAGATGCTATAAGTCCAACATCATTCCACGGAAGTTCCTGTCTGCCCCATAGGACTAGCGCATCCTTCGCTAGTATAACCTCTTGGATACACCATACTCTACTAAACCATGGGCTAGAATACAACTTTTCCAGGCCGGCTTCCATTGGAGGAGTGAGTTTAGCGGTGATAGCAATGGGTACTTCGATATTTTTCAGGTCTGATCCTATTTTCATAACGATACCGTGGTTTTGGGCGAATTCTGTGCAGGATTCTGCGCAAAGGGCCACAAAATGTAGAACCTGGGAGATGAGCTCTTCTTCACCATGACCCGGACAGATACAGACTTTATCTGCGCGTAAGTAGATTTTACTCATGAGAGGAACTTGACAGTTCTTCTTTTCGTTGCCATCTTGATTGATACACAATGCATCCGCCCAGAAGACTCGCGGGGTCTGCTCGAGTCTGAGTCTTTTGAGAGCATGCGATAGGTTAGGTCGGATGGTTATAGGTATGTCATTGCATATGATCGGAACGGTAGGCGGGTCGACGCCCCAGACGTATGACAATGCTTCGTAGGAAGGGAGGCTTTCGGTATCAGCAACCATAAGGTTGCACTCCAAGGTTTTATCGGGATTTGAAGAGGGGAGGATTTAATAAGACGGATTTGGTGTTGTGAGAGTAGTCGCTCCGTGTAGATTGATGGCTCGGACATTTTGTGGGTAACGTCTTCGCGTAGCTCGTGGCAGGTAGGCGGGGGTTGGCTCCAACCAAGAATGGCTCAAGGTAATAGATTTATGCAGAGACAAAGACTATTATGAAAGACGTTTAGCTGTTTGATCAAGCACTTGGATATTTAGTGTGGTCGGAATGAGGTAGAAGAGAAGATTCGAGGTCGCTGTGTTGGACGAGTGGGGTCGGAAGGCTGACGAGACGGAAGGCGCTAAGCTTTCGCCACAATGAGCACTGCCCTACGGCTGTGTAGGGATCTCGTCACTGTTCCTATAGTAAGTATGAACACCACAATGATTCACAGTTGGAGAGCCCAAGTGGATGTATTTCAATGCTGCAAAAAAGTCTATTTTTCCCAGTGGGCGCCATTCTCAGTCAGGTACTGTTTGCTAAGAAACCCTAGACCTTCACATCTCGCTTCACGAGCGGCTTAAGCCCAGGCAACGAAATGACGATGATGGAGAGTGTCATCTCAACCATGCTAAGAGGATCTGGAGGAGAGAGTGTCAGTACAGTACTACCAAATACAGAACATATTTTTCGGAAAGAAAACTTACAAACGAGGTTCTCCTGCCCAGTGCCCACCTTGAGGCAAACAAAGCGCACGATGCCCGACGCAATAGTCAAGGCTCCGAGCCCGAATGTGAGCGCAACACCCGTGGAAGATCTCAGTACACCCTTGACCAAAAGCATTACAGGGATAGCATAAACGACCAAGTAGCAGgccaggttgagcgtaaAGTTCAGGATGAAGGGCTCAGGCGCATAGAATACTGAGCATGCACCATCTTCTTGAGACCATTGCTCAGAGACTGGTGTGCCGCAGAAGAACGTGTCATCGAACAGAATTGTCAGATAGCAAGCGACAACAAAGCCAGTAAAAGCGAAGAGCATCTTGCGCAGGGTTGGGTGACCGGAGAGGTTGAAGAAGGCCCAGTAGAAGGCTAGCATGCTAAGTTTGGGAAAGCCCATGCCCACATCGTAGAAGTAGTTAGAGGCGAATGAGATCTGTGCTTTGGATTAGCTGGGCATAGAACTGAACGGTTCCAGGTTGCCCTACCTTTGACAGCTTCACTGAAGTCTCATACTCGTCCATGACGCCCATCTGATATGTAAGGGTGTCGCAAATGATCAGGCCCAATGCATTCACAGCCGATGCGAGCAGCAGATAGTCTGACCAGTCCAACTTTGTGCGAAGACGAAACAATCGCGTATAGATACGCGCCGCGACGAACAGGTACGCGAAGATCAATAGGATCCATTCCGAGATCTGTTACAGTACCATGTATTAGAGTGATGTTGGCTTCGATGCTAACGTTTGAAATACTGCAGCTTACCATGCAATCTTTTCCGTCAATATAGTGTGCCATTGTGATAGTGTAGTGTGATGAGATAATCACAAACGTGTAACAGGACGACCACAGGCTGAAGGATAAAAGCCGATGAGAAGTTTTTTCGCTCGATTTGAGGACTACAACATTATGTATATACGCCACATATAGGAACCATGCAGGTTAATATATGATACCGTGCACGTATCATCCCACGTCTTTTCAGGCAATGTCTGGGCGATGGTTTGTGGGTGAATTACCACCTATCACTGAGAGCCGCCGCCGGATATGAGCCTTTGCTTGTCGAGATGCATACCCACCTACAAGCGTGCAGGCGTGTGTGCGGACAACGGTTCACGATTGAAGCGGTTTGGATGCCGTGATAGAATGGGTCGATCCCAACAGAGCCCTTGCGTTGCAACGGCTGAACCGTTTTGTCGGGCTCTATGCAGATTGAGGATGGGAATCTCTGGGGCAGGgtcttctcttcttcttcttgttcttcttctaGAAGACCACGGTTAATATGACGCCTAGCAATTCCATTCGAATGCCCACACTTTCAGGTCGTATGCTTGTTGACAACACCATGTGTCCCCGTCGCAAGTAACAGGTGATGAAGAGTGCCATGAGGCCTTCCTTTCCCGGTGGCTCAATCCGCCAAACCAATTCTAATATAAGCGAGCCTTTCGGCCAATGCCAGTGGATGCCTCACAGCAGGGCTGCGGCACAGTTTATGGGCGAACAATTCTGAGGTGGTGGAACGACGGAGCTTGACACCGTTATGGTTCGCTTGGAAGGGTCCAGCTTCTACCGTCCGGCGCGGCGTCCGGGCGCTAGTGCGGGAGCGGCACACACGCCATCCACCACATAGACACGATGCCAATGATCCCTTCACGGCAGGGTTCCGAAAATTACAATCCTAGAAAACACGAGCCGTCTGCCAAAAATGATGCATATGAGGCCAGCTCAATCCTTCCACTTCATCTGCCTCAGTTGACACTACGAAACCACACTCCCGTCCCCTGTCCGTCCTCACGGTAATTTTCCATAGATTCCGCTCTCCTCATCTTGCGACCTCGAAAATTGCACGCTAACTCGGCGCGTCTCGTAAATCACATCCTTTCTGGCCATTGTGTTGAGCTCCACTTCGCTTCCCGAATCCTCCTCGGTATGCACGTGAACGCTGTGCTTGACTCTTCGGGTAGGGCGAATGAAGCCCTGTGATCCTGTACCGGGCGTTCTTTGCCCGTATGCGCCATTAGAGGATGAAGAGTGTGATTTTTTGTTGGAAGAGAAGATCCCGTCGCGGCGCAAGAAGGACCTCATGGACGGCAGCGACACTACCATGATAGCGACGGCCATTTCGGCCATTGAAAGAACGACTGTATTTGCATCAGTGCTATCCAATGAAATACTTGCGAAACTCTCTGAGTAGATTCACATACAGACGTTGGTCCAGGCATATATGACCTCTATCGTCGCAAACCGGAGAATACTCATGGCTATTGTGACTATGCCGAGAGAAAAGGTCAATACGAGGCCCCAAATTTGGCGGCGTCGAAGCTGCAATTGGCGTAGGAGCGGGAACGGTAGCGCAAAGACTGTGACCACATCATCAGGGAATGACTCAACGTGGGAATGGCGTGACTTACTGAACAGGTCGGATGAAACATTGAGGGCCCAGTCAATTCTGAATACCTCCTTTGAACTGAAGGTATTGCATGCACCTTCGTCTGGCGACCAATTTAGAGAAACCTGCCTACCGCACCAGAAAGTATCCAGGAAAAACGTTGTCACCATGGCGCATAGGGTGAAAGTTGACACCACGTAAAGCACCTTTCGCAGTGTTGGCATCGTCTTTGGAATGAGTCTGAAGTACAGAGCCAGAATTGCTAGCTTTGGCCAGTATATTCCAGTGTCGTAGAAGGCATTTCCCGCGAATTGCACCTGGTCGTACACCTGTCAGCCTTTTCTGCCCCAGTAAATGCGGGAATCATGGAGTCTCACTTTCTTGAGTGCGATAACTTGGGACACCGACGCCTCCATTTCCTCTTCTGACATGCCACCCAATTTGTATGTCATCGTATCGGTGATGAAGAGTCCGATGACATCGAGGATGGATACTATGAGGAGGCTATCACTGACAGTGGGATAGTGTCGCTGCGCGAATCGTGGAACAAGACGCCCTGAGGCCAGAAGTAGTGAAAGACCCATTAAGATGCCCTCGATGGGCTTTGCAGACAATAATTAGTACACGCAGCACGGATATTGGAGTAGTAGTTTCAGAAAGTCTACTTACAATGACAGCCCATGATGCAACAGCGTTCGCCATGACTAGGAGCTCAGGGTGGAGATCTCTTGGAACATTCGACGAGTGCGACAACCCAAGACCCAAAGTGAACGATACCACCCAGCCTTTCAATGCTTTCGTACCAGCGGCCCGGAGGATCACAAGCAAAGTGACGGGTATGCAACGTCATCCGGACCGACACGTCTCGCCACTGTTGGGCGATGTACCTGCTTGATGCGATAGTACCGCAAGCTTCGTTTCTCATGCAGTAATTTACGCGGGAATACCCAACTCATCTGGATTTCAGCCCGTAAGGCCTTCCGACATGGGTGTATATATTGGAACAGGGATCCACGTTGGGGCGTCTAGAAGCGACGCACTGCGGCACGGCAGCGGCACAATGTGGTTAAATCTGCCTAAGTATACTGTACAACTCGACCACTGCTTTGGTAAACCTGAAGCGCATTCGAAAATTTCCGTCGTTAATTGCAGAAATCCCTTTGTAATATCCGACGAACAAGTCCACTTATCACACAGGCTAAATCCACGAGTATCAGAAGAGGCAGAGGCCGCTTACGGGCTGTACGCTGCATTTGATGCGCTCCGACTGTTTGGTATCAATAGGCGCCCGGTCGAGAAGCCATGTTGTTTCAGTATCTTAGGCGTCTAACGGCAAGATGCGGGAGTTGCGAACAGCTTTATGCACAAAGGAACGATGTGAAGACGCGAGGCGCAACGTTTCACCACTCCTCAAGATAAGGACTTTGCTAGGGCGACCCTCTCAAGTATGCGTGCGAATTCGAGTGCGAAAAATCGATATGCACATGGAGGTAGTCATGGAATCTCCATCTTTGAACCACCACCAAAGCGTTGTTTAAAATATGGTAAGCAATGCACAGAGGGGAAGTAATCATTTCTCTTCTAAACGCCTAACAAAACTGTAGTTATATATCCCTTATACAGGAGTAATATCGTCAAAAAGAGACCTTATTGTGTTCATTCTATCTCAAAATTCCCTATAAGTGTGAACTCATACCTGCCAAGCCCAAAGAACTTTCCTCGTCACTGTCTTCTGGAAGCTGGAAAGGACGCATAGGCTGCAAAAAATACCTGGGAGCAAGATTTTTCTGGATGCACAGGATGTCCTGGAGGATTGTCTGGTTCATGGGTAAAACATGTTCTGTGCATGAAAGATGTTTTGTATACACACGTTGTCCGTTGGGCAAGTATGGTCGTGTGCGCTAAACTTGCTGTGTAGGTTGCGGGACTGGCGAAGGCCGCACATAAATGCGTTTTTCTCCTGTTCCCATGCCTGTCACATATTCAAGATACCCGGGCTCCTCATATGGCTTTCGTGCTCCAGGCTCAAGGTACCGATTTGCTGGTCCCAGCGGCGGTGGATTGTATGCTCGCGGGCCCGTTTGGCTGCCCGCATTACCGAGGACTTGGCTGCCCGCATTACTGAAGTATCTGGGGAAAATGAAGCTAGTCATAGCCATGACAGACGCCTTGATACCTGTTACTTTGGGAGGTGGTTTTGGCGTATCAGTTGGTACATCCGCCTGAGAGGGCACGTATTGATCGGTTCTTGGTCTTTTTTTCCATGATAGGTGGCTGGAGTGCTCCTTCTTCTGCCATCCTCCTCTTACGCTGCCACCCCTCCCATTACGCTGGTGCTACTTCTCCAATCGGCAACATGGTTTTGTTGTGGTTGAACTTGGACTTTGCAAACTCTGGGATTTCTCCTTCCAGCTTGTTCACGGATCCGTACGCCTTTTCCCAATCTTCTAGTCCTTTCTTAGTACAATACAGTAGATATACTAGAGAAGGCCTCTGATTCGGATTCCATTACAAACAGTGAGCCAAGACTCTTTCTAGAAGCATACTGTAGCAGTTTTGATAAGCTGGATCATGAGAAATACGTTGCTCTCTCCTTTCCTTGTCAGTGACCGGCCTAATTTGACCCTCCATCAAAGAGAACACGATTTGCGCGACGTTGAAGATTTCTGAGTGTACGTGGATGGGAGTGTCACTATATTCTGTATTCCAAATGTCTGGGGGAATTCGATGTTCCTGGAACACATTAGTCACCAGATCCTATTGAACGCTATTGTTGTGCGTTAACTTACGGGTGGGCCCCAACCCCTTGTGCCTATACCACCGCCTTTGACTTGTGAGCTTTCAAAGCGTCTTTCAGTATACGTGACTCTAAAGTCAATCATTTTCGCTGTCAAGTAGCCAGAGTAGTAGCCATCTTGCGGTCTAGCCAGCACTATGTTTTCCGGCTTTATGTCAGGATCTTTTTGCGATTAGTATTGGTTATTTGGCTAGGTTGTGGAAGTGCCTACTGATAAAAGGCTCCCATCCAGGGCCAAATCTATCTTCCAGTCCAAGTCCGCTTTGGTCAGAAGGCAGATTTTTCGGAATAGCTGTGCCACACGTCATCGCAAAAACCGCTTCCAGCATGCCGCGGAAGATTAACCATATATATGGTTCTGGAAGTTGTTCACTGGAGGCTGTTTAGTTGAGGCTGGCAAGACATCAGCAAGCTCGCCACTTACCCTGGGTTCTTTTTCAAATGATCCAACAAGTCCCACAAATCGCCATGCTCAGCATACTCAATATAAAGGTAACCCAGATGGGGTGGATGCAGCCTCGGACGCAATGAACACCCGTAGATATCCAGAATATGTGGACATTCTGTGGCCGATAGACTGTTGTGGCAGTCATACTCGACAGCCATGGCCTGCTCGAGATTTGCAAGGCTATTTTCGCCTATCATTTTGACTACGATCCTCTGTGATTCCGTTAATCTTCGATATTTCACAGTATAATAAACGATACACACCTTCAAGATTTCAAAGTCTTTAGAGATCAGGGTGAATAAGTAAACGACCCGCCGAGGAGACCTCCCCCCCGACAAATAGCCTACCTGTAACGGTTTGGGTCCTGCCAAGACATATTCTGGTACAAGTTGGGTACTActctcgctaccacacttcGTACATCCCACATTCATATATATAGCTGCCCACCTTCGTAGCTACACCAACAATGCAATCCCCCTCTTCCTCGATCCTACCGTtacagttatgagcccggcttGCCGTTAATCGActgcagactccgcaacaatcgatccagattggtcagattgattgatttgattggtcatttggagtttttaccaactcaatcaactcaatctaagcttttcaaaatagctaatcaaatcaacttgcgaaggtcagattgattgatttgattagttagattgatttattattaacgagttgtaaggcgagtagtgtcgtattaagagaaggtttttggtgttgaagatagttatcttggacccctatctcgcttagcttgtgatccctgtcggccgggcaagccagtctctatgcattcacttctcaccagctagctctcctcttataggactagctccttctgcttaggggctagcctcttctaggcttcaccccgcacctatatagctagtccttcgctgttcttaatacaacaacgatttcgctcactcagttccctaataatcccttacacacaacactagttgcctagctacctatacagacatttttctttagtgtttagtatcgcccacgatggccaaacgctctcgagttcccaccaatactgctgccgccgccgccgccgccaaacgggcgcgcctatcaaggccctctgtcctatctcagcgatcgctgtcgcctcaggaaacccttggcgccgccgtaagccaggccacaacgtttgagtcgcaatttttcgagtcgcaaacagaggaggagggtgcggctgagggcagccaggctggtacagcagcaacaacagaggctagtgttgatacagagcctgataatggcgataactttgacggcattaactgggatcgcctccctcggttcatgaagcctcttacaactgggcggcgcgtcaagagttggatctttcaacatggatatcgcgttgttgagctctacgatcagaatcgagtgtggtttgtatgcaaatactgccacatccacaaggtcattgacactggcggcagtggagtttttgacgtatcaaaggccacctcctcagctgcagctcatcttggccttcagaaacgaggccatggctttacaaaagacggcctgaagcctcgaagaacagggcagcaactctctctacgacagacgctggagactggtgttgcagtctctcaagaggctgccaacgcgatgggcaacttcaacatccagcagtttcgtgaagttgcagtgttctgccttcttgataacaacttgccaatggagctacttgcaaggccgtcctttcgcgagatgattagccttgcaaacccagaggcagaggcagctttgtgggtaagtcctcgcagtgtagctacctacgcaatgcgcctcttccaatatatgcagccacagattgtctgcgctctgtcagaagctgcaagcaagatccacataagctttgatggttggacgacaaagggtggcaagcgtggattctttggagtcgttgcacactttgctaacgcctctggagtgatacaagatctccccatcgccctcccacatctcgcaggctctcatac is a window from the Pyrenophora tritici-repentis strain M4 chromosome 7, whole genome shotgun sequence genome containing:
- a CDS encoding Amelogenin multi-domain protein gives rise to the protein MVERTTIQTSTTLTPPFPLRPFPPTNPGASQPQTPNHAPNSPSSTPLTALSSLPTILPRSKSLTQTLTNIPLFLASDLDLSRLNRIHTHLWMAGRPMRARPLHRYKMLDMTVLPTQQMDLHLLRYSTKLLLKPLPEYLLDHGFWTQYICPERELHESAAGFLLSYGYNRYVVFFQRNFSWILIVFVFFSLVLSAMQVGLSFPEDSSSSLQNSYPFIRASFVFVVFSMVSVVVVLAFVTIIFIGIFVFNMVAAISHAKTEQRKRKELAREKEEKNRDV
- a CDS encoding Sox-C-TAD multi-domain protein yields the protein MRLTTLLPQAALLLATTTHASTTPADEPTPVGALWAAKWDATTLSPYTQHCLTKTTHNAKIYKLSELYPDLEEQAPQLKVFYSGQLYAGSWDGIDVHGGGRELIRMKMADVPFKVREWLKKESKQKHYSVQDDEVFFAPGAIYPILPLWVEREDGGEGKGEEGCEGVFEGLESYSNEPEDGKVIGKVKHEGTGEKEVRFTVEALVVRRKDET
- a CDS encoding S-TKc multi-domain protein, with amino-acid sequence MIGENSLANLEQAMAVEYDCHNSLSATECPHILDIYGCSLRPRLHPPHLGYLYIEYAEHGDLWDLLDHLKKNPGEQLPEPYIWLIFRGMLEAVFAMTCGTAIPKNLPSDQSGLGLEDRFGPGWEPFINPDIKPENIVLARPQDGYYSGYLTAKMIDFRVTYTERRFESSQVKGGGIGTRGWGPPEHRIPPDIWNTEYSDTPIHVHSEIFNVAQIVFSLMEGQIRPVTDKERREQRISHDPAYQNCYKDWEKAYGSVNKLEGEIPEFAKSKFNHNKTMLPIGEVAPA
- a CDS encoding 7TMR-DISM-7TM domain containing protein → MAHYIDGKDCMISEWILLIFAYLFVAARIYTRLFRLRTKLDWSDYLLLASAVNALGLIICDTLTYQMGVMDEYETSVKLSKISFASNYFYDVGMGFPKLSMLAFYWAFFNLSGHPTLRKMLFAFTGFVVACYLTILFDDTFFCGTPVSEQWSQEDGACSVFYAPEPFILNFTLNLACYLVVYAIPVMLLVKGVLRSSTGVALTFGLGALTIASGIVRFVCLKVGTGQENLVYPLSMVEMTLSIIVISLPGLKPLVKRDVKV